In Mycteria americana isolate JAX WOST 10 ecotype Jacksonville Zoo and Gardens chromosome 3, USCA_MyAme_1.0, whole genome shotgun sequence, a single genomic region encodes these proteins:
- the BORCS6 gene encoding LOW QUALITY PROTEIN: BLOC-1-related complex subunit 6 (The sequence of the model RefSeq protein was modified relative to this genomic sequence to represent the inferred CDS: deleted 1 base in 1 codon), which translates to MSGSGHWGASARALWAEMVAQWDPLLGEHGGGVRGAATSARCCYPSGAHPLLPPRQSPCEDGASGTPLHRAPPISAKRRLLWPRLGQSEATQTLGATPASAGRPIRADTNSGHAPVSESRARSAKRTEGAGGSPCEGRRPIGRHTNTRGRAPARPAANRRGRKQAAARPLVGGGAPVSRHASPAMEVPALRPAAAAGLPAAAEEGPGREAAGRRRDERSLEALSLAAGGGAAAGRQLPEGRRATLASALELEGTVLREGRLTQFVANNLERRIRLSGAPRGEPPAAAGGGGSIPAIDPGALQDVVALAGQVAAQVDELLRNVHCGLQALTALSVGCIQTYRDGVESLGEAADLSIRAMYALVARCEELDRAMQPVPALAKRIRDMKGTLERLEGLCK; encoded by the exons ATGAGCGGGTCGGGTCACTGGGGAGCGTCTGCCCGGGCTTTGTGGGCTGAGATGGTGGCGCAATGGGATCCGCTGCTAGGAGAACATGGCGGGGGAGTGAGAGGAGCAGCCACCAGCGCC CGGTGTTGTTACCCGAGCGGGGCACACCCCCTTCTGCCCCCGCGCCAATCGCCGTGCGAGGATGGCGCGAGCGGCACGCCTCTCCACCGGGCGCCGCCAATCTCGGCGAAACGGCGGCTTCTCTGGCCCCGCCTCGGCCAATCGGAAGCGACACAAACACTTGGGGCCACGCCCGCTTCCGCAGGCCGCCCAATCCGGGCAGACACAAACAGCGGACACGCCCCAGTCTCCGAGTCACGGGCCCGCAGTGCGAAGCGAACGGAGGGGGCGGGCGGTTCTCCTTGCGAGGGCCGCCGGCCAATCGGGCGGCACACAAACACCCGCGGCCGCGCCCCCGCGCGCCCCGCAGCCAATCGAAGGGGACGTAAACAGGCGGCGGCGCGCCCCCTGGTGGGCGGTGGCGCGCCGGTGAGCAGGCACGCGTCGCCCGCCATGGAGGTGCCGGCGCTGcggcccgcggcggccgccgggctccCGGCCGCGGCGGAGGAGGGACCCGGCCgtgaggcggcggggcggaggcgggACGAGCGCAGCCTGGAGGCGCTGAGCTtggccgcgggcggcggggcggcggcggggcggcagctgccggaggggcggcgggcgACGCTGGCGAGCgccctggagctggaggggaCGGTGCTGCGCGAGGGGCGCCTCACCCAGTTCGTGGCCAACAACCTGGAGCGGCGGATCCGGCTGAGCGGCGCCCCGCGGGGcgagccgccggcggcggcggggggcggcggctcTATCCCCGCCATCGACCCCGGGGCGCTGCAGGACGTGGTGGCCCTGGCCGGGCAGGTGGCGGCGCAGGTGGACGAGCTGCTGCGCAACGTGCACTGCGGCCTGCAGGCCCTGACGGCTCTCAGCGTCGGCTGCATCCAGACCTACCGCGACGGCGTGGAGAGCCTGGGCGAGGCGGCCGACCTCAGCATCCGCGCCATGTACGCGCTGGTGGCGCGCTGCGAGGAGCTGGACCGCGCCATGCAGCCCGTGCCCGCCCTGGCCAAGCGCATCCGCGACATGAAGGGCACCCTGGAGCGGCTGGAGGGGCTCTGCAAGTAG
- the PNRC1 gene encoding proline-rich nuclear receptor coactivator 1, which translates to MVTTTAPPPFLARISAGTEDPRRLPSTLLQRLRRGDSNCENQPSCCLAGPGGSARPALKRVRRRKGKIRPGPAGLLPSRYQQYQQHRAGLGRRTPLGTHGPGELRAHPAPTVSAAPGMVTVSPEEPPAPPPSRPAPGKPLRKEFLKNKMGKSEKAAIPYSQPVHSLHLCEQPKINRQKSKCNMPLTKVTSAKKIENFWQDSVSPEIIQKQEKKPLKNTENFRNAKSKKPITLTEASQKENYAGAKFSDPPSPSVLPKPPSHWVGGTAEPSDQNRELMAVHLKTLLKVQA; encoded by the exons ATGGTCACCACCACGGCGCCGCCGCCCTTCCTGGCTCGGATCTCGGCAGGCACCGAAGACCCCAGGCGGCTGCCTTCCACTCTTCTCCAGCGCCTCAGGCGAGGGGACAGCAACTGTGAGaaccagcccagctgctgcctggcggGCCCGGGGGGCAGCGCGCGGCCCGCGCTGAAGAGAGTCCGGCGGAGGAAGGGAAAGatccggcccggccccgcggggctcctgCCCAGCCGTTACCAACAGTACCAACAGCATCGCGCCGGCCTGGGGAGAAGGACGCCGCTGGGAACGCACGGCCCGGGCGAACTTCGCGCTCACCCTGCGCCAACGGTCTCAGCCGCCCCCGGCATGGTAACGGTCTCCCCGGaggagccccccgcgccccccccctcGAGACCCGCGCCCGGCAAACCCCTCAGGAAGGAG TTCTTAAAGAACAAGATGGGAAAGTCTGAGAAAGCTGCCATCCCCTACAGCCAGCCTGTTCACAGTTTACATCTGTGTGAACAACCAAAGATTAACAGACAGAAGAGTAAATGTAACATGCCACTGACAAAGGTCACCTCGGCAAAAAAGATCGAGAACTTTTGGCAAGATTCTGTATCGCcagaaataattcagaagcaggagaaaaagccACTTAAAAACACAGAGAACTTCAGAAATGCCAAGTCCAAGAAACCTATCACCCTAACTGAAGctagccaaaaagaaaattacGCTGGGGCAAAATTTAGTGACCCACCATCTCCTAGTGTCCTTCCAAAGCCACCCAGCCACTGGGTGGGTGGCACAGCTGAACCGTCTGACCAAAACAGGGAGCTGATGGCAGTCCATTTGAAAACTCTCCTAAAAGTTCAAGCATAG